A single region of the Syngnathus acus chromosome 6, fSynAcu1.2, whole genome shotgun sequence genome encodes:
- the ppfibp2b gene encoding liprin-beta-2b isoform X1 encodes MLPTITMETEASHMLEAALEQMDDIIAGSKATALELTNGAYDLGSVVSHTPLRVLQLAVDLKLALELQPNQEERERLRAQLPTDTAEALKDWLQSGDVNLCPPSNNETYQERLLRLEGDKESLVLQVSVLTDQVEAQGEKIRDLESSLEEHRRKLAFTEEMLQQELVSRTSLETQKLDLMDEVSYLKLQLVSIEETQNTHPQDPMDTNQNKAECVVNLISELQEQMCRFQEEISTRIQEKRALEDGDTQRGEPRADQAQGHSPVVGLSGTNLSLCGLSTWKHNGALTTNDFLQEVKKLKNKVEELEEEKGQYERQLRVTKAEISDLQQLLASKDAEIECLHTQLLARGSTANDNAEREEVYIKHLINKYQEYQRLKVGMESLLASNDEKTRRIEELTNLVGQYRKINELMALTHGSSEEELSGSLKVRAIAHKAHCDIYRSEMSSRGSSPLMLSSSPYQRDLDSCFQNSMDISLSTGDATFLNGSWHQRRLQSSSLEELQSRSLQKPVEVLPDESESDVGGENALMELNKYQTLPGKLCGKSERRTKMNSDREREEYLSPVRLSPVSSHDQDYNLIRFRSASAPVLGSPGKYDLYYTECSEQLEGCILSEQSPLSSEMNSGQHSPMSPENRKSQRGIKKLWGLIRRSQSGSPVQTHDPDLVEFKRGGPRNTTGPRQARSGYIRDLKLHFSRWNTEQVCTWLEDIGLGQYATMAHQWVSSGQTLLSATPQDLEKEMGMKNPLHRKKLHLAIKTFNSKQHEKSAELDYLWVTRWLDDIGLPQYKDQFSEGRVDGQMLQYLTVNDLLVLKVTSQLHHLSIKCAIHVLHVNKFNPNCLKRRPGTENQFAPSEVVQWSNHRVMEWLRSVDLAEYAPNLRGSGVHGGLIMLEPRFNSDSLAMLLNIPPQKTLLRRHLTTNFSNLVGVQAQQEKKEYIEAVNYTPLSITAKVKPKKLGFSNLTHLRKKRPDESTDYVCPVESAGSLKRHSTVNGTQVYHYNNNNNFRSLSTVVTREPDQSRHQPLIPQPASHPHPVLLNPAHQYDPVP; translated from the exons ATGCTACCCACTATTACAATGGAAACTGAGGCTAGTCACATGCTCGAGGCAGCtctggagcagatggatgacaTAATTGCAG GTTCGAAAGCAACAGCTTTGGAGCTCACTAATGGCGCGTATGACCTTGGTTCTGTCGTGAGCCACACCCCTCTGCGGGTTCTTCAGTTAGCTGTAGACCTCAAACTTGCTTTGGAGCTCCAACCAAACcaggaagagagagagcgccTCAGAGCACAATTGCCCACAGATACAGCGGAGGCTCTCAAAGACTGGCTCCAGAGTGGAGAT GTGAACCTGTGTCCTCCTTCCAACAATGAAACCTACCAAGAGCGACTGCTCCGTCTAGAGGGTGACAAGGAGTCCTTGGTTTTACAG GTAAGTGTACTGACGGACCAGGTGGAGGCCCAAGGGGAGAAGATCAGAGATCTAGAAAGCTCCCTTGAGGAACACAGACGGAAACTAGCCTTCACTGAGGAGATGCTGCAACAG gAACTGGTGAGCAGGACGTCTCTGGAAACTCAGAAGTTAGATCTGATGGATGAGGTCTCCTACCTGAAACTGCAGTTGGTTAGCATTGAGGAAACGCAGAACACACATCCGCAAGATCCCATGGACACAAACCAGAACAAAGCAGAG TGCGTGGTAAATCTCATTAGTGAGCTCCAGGAGCAGATGTGCAGGTTTCAAGAGGAAATCAGCACTCGCATTCAGGAGAAGCGGGCCCTCGAAGATGGTGACACCCAGCGTGGAGAGCCACGTGCTGACCAAGCCCAGGGTCACAGCCCTGTGGTCGGGCTGAGCGGCACGAACCTGAGCCTGTGTGGTCTCAGTACTTGGAAGCACAACGGAGCACTGACTACAAAT GATTTTTTGCAAGAAGTGAAGAAACTCAAGAATAAAGTGGAGGAGTtggaggaagagaagggaCAGTATGAGAGGCAACTTCGAGTCACCAAG GCTGAAATTTCAGACCTGCAGCAGCTCCTTGCCTCCAAAGATGCTGAGATTGAATGCCTACACACCCAACTTCTGGCCAGAGGCAGCACAGCCAATGACAACGCAGAGAGAG AGGAGGTGTACATCAAACATCTGATAAACAAAT ATCAGGAATACCAGAGGCTGAAGGTGGGGATGGAGTCTCTTTTAGCTTCAAACGATGAAAAg ACGCGCCGTATAGAGGAGCTGACAAATCTGGTTGGCCAGTATCGAAAGATTAATGAGCTCATGGCACTCACACATG GAAGCAGTGAAGAGGAGCTGAGTGGCAGTTTAAAAGTCAGAGCCATTGCACACAAAGCCCATTGTGATATCTACAGGTCAGAG ATGTCATCAAGAGGATCTTCGCCACTTATGTTATCCTCATCACCTTACCAGAGAGACCTAGATTCATG ttttcAGAACTCTATGGACATATCACTTTCTACTGGCGATGCAACCTTCTTAAATGGATCATG GCATCAGCGCAGGTTGCAGTCAAGCAGTCTTGAGGAATTGCAGAGCAGATCTCTACAAAAG CCCGTAGAGGTCCTGCCAGATGAAAGTGAATCAGACGTAGGGGGAGAG AATGCTCTAATGGAGCTGAACAAGTACCAGACGCTGCCAGGGAAGCTGTGTGGAAAAAGTGAGCGAAGGACCAAGATGAACAGTGacagagaaagagaagaaTATTTATCTCCTGTAAGGCTCTCGCCTGTCTCGAGCCACGACCAGGACTACAATCTGA TTCGCTTCAGGAGTGCCAGTGCTCCAGTTTTAG GATCTCCTGGAAAGTATGATCTTTACTATACTG AATGTTCAGAGCAACTAGAAGGGTGTATATTGTCAGAGCAGTCACCGCTATCCTCTGAAATGAACTCTGGACAGCACTCTCCTATGTCACCCGAAAACAGGAAAAGCCAAAGAGGCATAAAGAAGCTCTGGGGCTT GATTCGTCGGAGTCAATCAGGTAGTCCAGTTCAAACACATGACCCCGATCTTGTCGAGTTCAAGAGGGGAGGCCCTAGAAACACAACTGGACCAAGACAGGCACGTTCAGGGTACATAAG AGACCTGAAGCTGCATTTTTCTAGGTGGAACACAGAGCAGGTGTGTACATGGCTTGAGGACATTGGACTGGGCCAGTATGCCACCATGGCCCACCAGTGGGTCAGCAGTGgtcaaactttattgtctGCCACACCGCAAGACCTAGAAAAG GAAATgggaatgaaaaatccattgCACCGGAAGAAACTCCATTTAGCCATCAAGACGTTTAATAGCAAGCAGCACGAGAAGTCTGCCGAGCTGGATTACCTCTGGGTCACTC GCTGGCTAGATGACATTGGCCTTCCTCAGTATAAGGACCAATTTAGTGAAGGAAGAGTGGATGGGCAGATGTTGCAGTACCTTACTGTG AACGACTTGTTGGTCCTCAAAGTGACCAGCCAACTGCATCATCTCAGCATCAAGTGTGCCATACATGTTCTACATGTTAACAAGTTCAACCCTAACTGCCTCAAACGCAGGCCCGGCACTGAG AACCAGTTTGCTCCCAGCGAGGTGGTTCAGTGGTCCAATCATCGAGTCATGGAGTGGCTGAGATCTGTGGATCTGGCAGAATACGCCCCAAACCTGAGAGGCAGTGGAGTTCACGGAGGACTAATA ATGTTGGAGCCTCGGTTTAATTCCGACTCGCTGGCCATGCTGCTTAACATCCCTCCTCAGAAAACACTGCTGCGGCGCCACTTGACCACCAATTTCAGCAACCTGGTGGGAGTACAAGCTCAGCAGGAGAAGAAAGAGTACATAGAGGCAGTGAACTACACACCACTCAGCATCACTGCCAAAGTCAAG cCTAAAAAGTTGGGCTTCTCTAACTTGACGCATTTGCGGAAGAAGCGGCCAGATGAATCAACAGACTACGTTTGCCCGGTTGAGTCAGCGGGGTCTCTTAAGAGACATTCAACAGTTAACGGTACCCAGGTGTATcactacaacaacaacaacaacttcaGAAGCCTGAGCACCGTTGTGACCAGAGAGCCTGATCAGTCCAGGCACCAG CCCTTAATACCTCAGCCCGCATCCCACCCCCATCCCGTGCTCCTCAACCCAGCCCATCAGTATGACCCAGTACCTTGA
- the ppfibp2b gene encoding liprin-beta-2b isoform X6 translates to MLPTITMETEASHMLEAALEQMDDIIAGSKATALELTNGAYDLGSVVSHTPLRVLQLAVDLKLALELQPNQEERERLRAQLPTDTAEALKDWLQSGDVNLCPPSNNETYQERLLRLEGDKESLVLQVSVLTDQVEAQGEKIRDLESSLEEHRRKLAFTEEMLQQELVSRTSLETQKLDLMDEVSYLKLQLVSIEETQNTHPQDPMDTNQNKAEDFLQEVKKLKNKVEELEEEKGQYERQLRVTKAEISDLQQLLASKDAEIECLHTQLLARGSTANDNAEREEVYIKHLINKYQEYQRLKVGMESLLASNDEKTRRIEELTNLVGQYRKINELMALTHGSSEEELSGSLKVRAIAHKAHCDIYRSEMSSRGSSPLMLSSSPYQRDLDSCFQNSMDISLSTGDATFLNGSWHQRRLQSSSLEELQSRSLQKPVEVLPDESESDVGGENALMELNKYQTLPGKLCGKSERRTKMNSDREREEYLSPVRLSPVSSHDQDYNLIRFRSASAPVLGSPGKYDLYYTECSEQLEGCILSEQSPLSSEMNSGQHSPMSPENRKSQRGIKKLWGLIRRSQSGSPVQTHDPDLVEFKRGGPRNTTGPRQARSGYIRDLKLHFSRWNTEQVCTWLEDIGLGQYATMAHQWVSSGQTLLSATPQDLEKEMGMKNPLHRKKLHLAIKTFNSKQHEKSAELDYLWVTRWLDDIGLPQYKDQFSEGRVDGQMLQYLTVNDLLVLKVTSQLHHLSIKCAIHVLHVNKFNPNCLKRRPGTENQFAPSEVVQWSNHRVMEWLRSVDLAEYAPNLRGSGVHGGLIMLEPRFNSDSLAMLLNIPPQKTLLRRHLTTNFSNLVGVQAQQEKKEYIEAVNYTPLSITAKVKPKKLGFSNLTHLRKKRPDESTDYVCPVESAGSLKRHSTVNGTQVYHYNNNNNFRSLSTVVTREPDQSRHQPLIPQPASHPHPVLLNPAHQYDPVP, encoded by the exons ATGCTACCCACTATTACAATGGAAACTGAGGCTAGTCACATGCTCGAGGCAGCtctggagcagatggatgacaTAATTGCAG GTTCGAAAGCAACAGCTTTGGAGCTCACTAATGGCGCGTATGACCTTGGTTCTGTCGTGAGCCACACCCCTCTGCGGGTTCTTCAGTTAGCTGTAGACCTCAAACTTGCTTTGGAGCTCCAACCAAACcaggaagagagagagcgccTCAGAGCACAATTGCCCACAGATACAGCGGAGGCTCTCAAAGACTGGCTCCAGAGTGGAGAT GTGAACCTGTGTCCTCCTTCCAACAATGAAACCTACCAAGAGCGACTGCTCCGTCTAGAGGGTGACAAGGAGTCCTTGGTTTTACAG GTAAGTGTACTGACGGACCAGGTGGAGGCCCAAGGGGAGAAGATCAGAGATCTAGAAAGCTCCCTTGAGGAACACAGACGGAAACTAGCCTTCACTGAGGAGATGCTGCAACAG gAACTGGTGAGCAGGACGTCTCTGGAAACTCAGAAGTTAGATCTGATGGATGAGGTCTCCTACCTGAAACTGCAGTTGGTTAGCATTGAGGAAACGCAGAACACACATCCGCAAGATCCCATGGACACAAACCAGAACAAAGCAGAG GATTTTTTGCAAGAAGTGAAGAAACTCAAGAATAAAGTGGAGGAGTtggaggaagagaagggaCAGTATGAGAGGCAACTTCGAGTCACCAAG GCTGAAATTTCAGACCTGCAGCAGCTCCTTGCCTCCAAAGATGCTGAGATTGAATGCCTACACACCCAACTTCTGGCCAGAGGCAGCACAGCCAATGACAACGCAGAGAGAG AGGAGGTGTACATCAAACATCTGATAAACAAAT ATCAGGAATACCAGAGGCTGAAGGTGGGGATGGAGTCTCTTTTAGCTTCAAACGATGAAAAg ACGCGCCGTATAGAGGAGCTGACAAATCTGGTTGGCCAGTATCGAAAGATTAATGAGCTCATGGCACTCACACATG GAAGCAGTGAAGAGGAGCTGAGTGGCAGTTTAAAAGTCAGAGCCATTGCACACAAAGCCCATTGTGATATCTACAGGTCAGAG ATGTCATCAAGAGGATCTTCGCCACTTATGTTATCCTCATCACCTTACCAGAGAGACCTAGATTCATG ttttcAGAACTCTATGGACATATCACTTTCTACTGGCGATGCAACCTTCTTAAATGGATCATG GCATCAGCGCAGGTTGCAGTCAAGCAGTCTTGAGGAATTGCAGAGCAGATCTCTACAAAAG CCCGTAGAGGTCCTGCCAGATGAAAGTGAATCAGACGTAGGGGGAGAG AATGCTCTAATGGAGCTGAACAAGTACCAGACGCTGCCAGGGAAGCTGTGTGGAAAAAGTGAGCGAAGGACCAAGATGAACAGTGacagagaaagagaagaaTATTTATCTCCTGTAAGGCTCTCGCCTGTCTCGAGCCACGACCAGGACTACAATCTGA TTCGCTTCAGGAGTGCCAGTGCTCCAGTTTTAG GATCTCCTGGAAAGTATGATCTTTACTATACTG AATGTTCAGAGCAACTAGAAGGGTGTATATTGTCAGAGCAGTCACCGCTATCCTCTGAAATGAACTCTGGACAGCACTCTCCTATGTCACCCGAAAACAGGAAAAGCCAAAGAGGCATAAAGAAGCTCTGGGGCTT GATTCGTCGGAGTCAATCAGGTAGTCCAGTTCAAACACATGACCCCGATCTTGTCGAGTTCAAGAGGGGAGGCCCTAGAAACACAACTGGACCAAGACAGGCACGTTCAGGGTACATAAG AGACCTGAAGCTGCATTTTTCTAGGTGGAACACAGAGCAGGTGTGTACATGGCTTGAGGACATTGGACTGGGCCAGTATGCCACCATGGCCCACCAGTGGGTCAGCAGTGgtcaaactttattgtctGCCACACCGCAAGACCTAGAAAAG GAAATgggaatgaaaaatccattgCACCGGAAGAAACTCCATTTAGCCATCAAGACGTTTAATAGCAAGCAGCACGAGAAGTCTGCCGAGCTGGATTACCTCTGGGTCACTC GCTGGCTAGATGACATTGGCCTTCCTCAGTATAAGGACCAATTTAGTGAAGGAAGAGTGGATGGGCAGATGTTGCAGTACCTTACTGTG AACGACTTGTTGGTCCTCAAAGTGACCAGCCAACTGCATCATCTCAGCATCAAGTGTGCCATACATGTTCTACATGTTAACAAGTTCAACCCTAACTGCCTCAAACGCAGGCCCGGCACTGAG AACCAGTTTGCTCCCAGCGAGGTGGTTCAGTGGTCCAATCATCGAGTCATGGAGTGGCTGAGATCTGTGGATCTGGCAGAATACGCCCCAAACCTGAGAGGCAGTGGAGTTCACGGAGGACTAATA ATGTTGGAGCCTCGGTTTAATTCCGACTCGCTGGCCATGCTGCTTAACATCCCTCCTCAGAAAACACTGCTGCGGCGCCACTTGACCACCAATTTCAGCAACCTGGTGGGAGTACAAGCTCAGCAGGAGAAGAAAGAGTACATAGAGGCAGTGAACTACACACCACTCAGCATCACTGCCAAAGTCAAG cCTAAAAAGTTGGGCTTCTCTAACTTGACGCATTTGCGGAAGAAGCGGCCAGATGAATCAACAGACTACGTTTGCCCGGTTGAGTCAGCGGGGTCTCTTAAGAGACATTCAACAGTTAACGGTACCCAGGTGTATcactacaacaacaacaacaacttcaGAAGCCTGAGCACCGTTGTGACCAGAGAGCCTGATCAGTCCAGGCACCAG CCCTTAATACCTCAGCCCGCATCCCACCCCCATCCCGTGCTCCTCAACCCAGCCCATCAGTATGACCCAGTACCTTGA
- the ppfibp2b gene encoding liprin-beta-2b isoform X8: MLPTITMETEASHMLEAALEQMDDIIAGSKATALELTNGAYDLGSVVSHTPLRVLQLAVDLKLALELQPNQEERERLRAQLPTDTAEALKDWLQSGDVNLCPPSNNETYQERLLRLEGDKESLVLQVSVLTDQVEAQGEKIRDLESSLEEHRRKLAFTEEMLQQELVSRTSLETQKLDLMDEVSYLKLQLVSIEETQNTHPQDPMDTNQNKAEDFLQEVKKLKNKVEELEEEKGQYERQLRVTKAEISDLQQLLASKDAEIECLHTQLLARGSTANDNAERDQEYQRLKVGMESLLASNDEKTRRIEELTNLVGQYRKINELMALTHGSSEEELSGSLKVRAIAHKAHCDIYRSEMSSRGSSPLMLSSSPYQRDLDSCFQNSMDISLSTGDATFLNGSWHQRRLQSSSLEELQSRSLQKPVEVLPDESESDVGGENALMELNKYQTLPGKLCGKSERRTKMNSDREREEYLSPVRLSPVSSHDQDYNLIRFRSASAPVLGSPGKYDLYYTECSEQLEGCILSEQSPLSSEMNSGQHSPMSPENRKSQRGIKKLWGLIRRSQSGSPVQTHDPDLVEFKRGGPRNTTGPRQARSGYIRDLKLHFSRWNTEQVCTWLEDIGLGQYATMAHQWVSSGQTLLSATPQDLEKEMGMKNPLHRKKLHLAIKTFNSKQHEKSAELDYLWVTRWLDDIGLPQYKDQFSEGRVDGQMLQYLTVNDLLVLKVTSQLHHLSIKCAIHVLHVNKFNPNCLKRRPGTENQFAPSEVVQWSNHRVMEWLRSVDLAEYAPNLRGSGVHGGLIMLEPRFNSDSLAMLLNIPPQKTLLRRHLTTNFSNLVGVQAQQEKKEYIEAVNYTPLSITAKVKPKKLGFSNLTHLRKKRPDESTDYVCPVESAGSLKRHSTVNGTQVYHYNNNNNFRSLSTVVTREPDQSRHQPLIPQPASHPHPVLLNPAHQYDPVP, translated from the exons ATGCTACCCACTATTACAATGGAAACTGAGGCTAGTCACATGCTCGAGGCAGCtctggagcagatggatgacaTAATTGCAG GTTCGAAAGCAACAGCTTTGGAGCTCACTAATGGCGCGTATGACCTTGGTTCTGTCGTGAGCCACACCCCTCTGCGGGTTCTTCAGTTAGCTGTAGACCTCAAACTTGCTTTGGAGCTCCAACCAAACcaggaagagagagagcgccTCAGAGCACAATTGCCCACAGATACAGCGGAGGCTCTCAAAGACTGGCTCCAGAGTGGAGAT GTGAACCTGTGTCCTCCTTCCAACAATGAAACCTACCAAGAGCGACTGCTCCGTCTAGAGGGTGACAAGGAGTCCTTGGTTTTACAG GTAAGTGTACTGACGGACCAGGTGGAGGCCCAAGGGGAGAAGATCAGAGATCTAGAAAGCTCCCTTGAGGAACACAGACGGAAACTAGCCTTCACTGAGGAGATGCTGCAACAG gAACTGGTGAGCAGGACGTCTCTGGAAACTCAGAAGTTAGATCTGATGGATGAGGTCTCCTACCTGAAACTGCAGTTGGTTAGCATTGAGGAAACGCAGAACACACATCCGCAAGATCCCATGGACACAAACCAGAACAAAGCAGAG GATTTTTTGCAAGAAGTGAAGAAACTCAAGAATAAAGTGGAGGAGTtggaggaagagaagggaCAGTATGAGAGGCAACTTCGAGTCACCAAG GCTGAAATTTCAGACCTGCAGCAGCTCCTTGCCTCCAAAGATGCTGAGATTGAATGCCTACACACCCAACTTCTGGCCAGAGGCAGCACAGCCAATGACAACGCAGAGAGAG ATCAGGAATACCAGAGGCTGAAGGTGGGGATGGAGTCTCTTTTAGCTTCAAACGATGAAAAg ACGCGCCGTATAGAGGAGCTGACAAATCTGGTTGGCCAGTATCGAAAGATTAATGAGCTCATGGCACTCACACATG GAAGCAGTGAAGAGGAGCTGAGTGGCAGTTTAAAAGTCAGAGCCATTGCACACAAAGCCCATTGTGATATCTACAGGTCAGAG ATGTCATCAAGAGGATCTTCGCCACTTATGTTATCCTCATCACCTTACCAGAGAGACCTAGATTCATG ttttcAGAACTCTATGGACATATCACTTTCTACTGGCGATGCAACCTTCTTAAATGGATCATG GCATCAGCGCAGGTTGCAGTCAAGCAGTCTTGAGGAATTGCAGAGCAGATCTCTACAAAAG CCCGTAGAGGTCCTGCCAGATGAAAGTGAATCAGACGTAGGGGGAGAG AATGCTCTAATGGAGCTGAACAAGTACCAGACGCTGCCAGGGAAGCTGTGTGGAAAAAGTGAGCGAAGGACCAAGATGAACAGTGacagagaaagagaagaaTATTTATCTCCTGTAAGGCTCTCGCCTGTCTCGAGCCACGACCAGGACTACAATCTGA TTCGCTTCAGGAGTGCCAGTGCTCCAGTTTTAG GATCTCCTGGAAAGTATGATCTTTACTATACTG AATGTTCAGAGCAACTAGAAGGGTGTATATTGTCAGAGCAGTCACCGCTATCCTCTGAAATGAACTCTGGACAGCACTCTCCTATGTCACCCGAAAACAGGAAAAGCCAAAGAGGCATAAAGAAGCTCTGGGGCTT GATTCGTCGGAGTCAATCAGGTAGTCCAGTTCAAACACATGACCCCGATCTTGTCGAGTTCAAGAGGGGAGGCCCTAGAAACACAACTGGACCAAGACAGGCACGTTCAGGGTACATAAG AGACCTGAAGCTGCATTTTTCTAGGTGGAACACAGAGCAGGTGTGTACATGGCTTGAGGACATTGGACTGGGCCAGTATGCCACCATGGCCCACCAGTGGGTCAGCAGTGgtcaaactttattgtctGCCACACCGCAAGACCTAGAAAAG GAAATgggaatgaaaaatccattgCACCGGAAGAAACTCCATTTAGCCATCAAGACGTTTAATAGCAAGCAGCACGAGAAGTCTGCCGAGCTGGATTACCTCTGGGTCACTC GCTGGCTAGATGACATTGGCCTTCCTCAGTATAAGGACCAATTTAGTGAAGGAAGAGTGGATGGGCAGATGTTGCAGTACCTTACTGTG AACGACTTGTTGGTCCTCAAAGTGACCAGCCAACTGCATCATCTCAGCATCAAGTGTGCCATACATGTTCTACATGTTAACAAGTTCAACCCTAACTGCCTCAAACGCAGGCCCGGCACTGAG AACCAGTTTGCTCCCAGCGAGGTGGTTCAGTGGTCCAATCATCGAGTCATGGAGTGGCTGAGATCTGTGGATCTGGCAGAATACGCCCCAAACCTGAGAGGCAGTGGAGTTCACGGAGGACTAATA ATGTTGGAGCCTCGGTTTAATTCCGACTCGCTGGCCATGCTGCTTAACATCCCTCCTCAGAAAACACTGCTGCGGCGCCACTTGACCACCAATTTCAGCAACCTGGTGGGAGTACAAGCTCAGCAGGAGAAGAAAGAGTACATAGAGGCAGTGAACTACACACCACTCAGCATCACTGCCAAAGTCAAG cCTAAAAAGTTGGGCTTCTCTAACTTGACGCATTTGCGGAAGAAGCGGCCAGATGAATCAACAGACTACGTTTGCCCGGTTGAGTCAGCGGGGTCTCTTAAGAGACATTCAACAGTTAACGGTACCCAGGTGTATcactacaacaacaacaacaacttcaGAAGCCTGAGCACCGTTGTGACCAGAGAGCCTGATCAGTCCAGGCACCAG CCCTTAATACCTCAGCCCGCATCCCACCCCCATCCCGTGCTCCTCAACCCAGCCCATCAGTATGACCCAGTACCTTGA